A section of the Lepus europaeus isolate LE1 chromosome 10, mLepTim1.pri, whole genome shotgun sequence genome encodes:
- the LOC133768058 gene encoding olfactory receptor 6C2, protein MRNHTTITTFILLGLTDDPQLQVLLFLFLLLTYMLSVAGNLTIITLTLVDPHLQTPMYFFLRNFSFLEVSFTTVCIPRFLYSLSTGDNIITYNACASQIFFVILFGATEFFLLAAMSYDRYVAICRPLQYMSVMNSRMCTLLVLSCWVAGLMIIVPPLSLGLQLEFCDSNTIDHFSCDASPLLKISCSDTWLIEQMVIFMAVLALMTTLLCVVLSYTYILRTILRFPSVQQRKKAFSTCSSHMIVVSITYGSCIFIYIKPSAKEEVAINKGVSVLTTSVAPLLNPFIYTLRNKQVKRAFNHSVKKIALLPKKRKV, encoded by the coding sequence ATGAGAAACCACACCACAATAACAACTTTCATCCTGCTGGGACTGACAGATGACCCACAACTGCAAGtgctgctttttctctttttacttctCACCTACATGTTGAGTGTAGCAGGGAACCTGACTATCATCACCCTCACCTTGGTGGACCCCCACCTTCAAACGCCCATGTACTTTTTCCTCCGAAATTTTTCCTTCTTAGAAGTCTCATTTACCACTGTATGCATTCCTAGATTCCTGTACAGTCTATCGACTGGGGACAATATCATTACCTACAATGCTTGTGCCAGTCAAATATTCTTTGTCATTCTCTTTGGAGCCACAGAATTCTTTCTCCTGGCAGCAATGTCTTACGACCGCTACGTGGCCATCTGCAGACCCCTGCAGTACATGAGCGTTATGAACTCCAGGATGTGTACCTTATTAGTCCTCTCCTGTTGGGTAGCTGGTTTAATGATCATCGTTCCGCCCCTGagcctgggtctccagcttgaGTTCTGTGACTCCAACACCATTGATCATTTCAGCTGTGATGCAAGTCCCCTCCTAAAGATCTCGTGCTCAGACACTTGGCTAATAGAACAAATGGTTATTTTCATGGCTGTACTTGCACTCATGACCACCCTACTCTGTGTGGTCCTGTCCTACACATACATCCTCAGGACAATTCTGAGATTCCCCTCTGTCCAGCAAAGGAAGAAGGCCTTTTCCACCTGCTCGTCCCACATGATTGTGGTTTCCATCACCTACGGCAGCTGCATCTTCATCTACATCAAGCCCTCTGCAAAGGAAGAGGTGGCCATCAATAAGGGAGTGTCGGTTCTCACGACTTCTGTTGCACCCTTGTTGAACCCCTTCATTTACACCTTGAGGAATAAGCAAGTGAAGCGAGCTTTCAATCACTCTGTGAAGAAGATTGCACTTCTCCCCAAGAAGCGGAAGGTCTga